One Eublepharis macularius isolate TG4126 chromosome 6, MPM_Emac_v1.0, whole genome shotgun sequence DNA segment encodes these proteins:
- the NANOS1 gene encoding nanos homolog 1, which yields METFHPAKLEAHHHPPVEFLQGTGRYSAKSHSAYGNAFNSWNDYLGLATLITKAVSHEKGFRTGPSSVVVAATVQQVQAAEEGEDEEDEDEEEEEEVGSPYFENSLDLHDFDLCNHHHHHHLNHGESLLEERFADFSPFSGRSSPASVVFNCSSDHLERDRSPHAWGGRLVVNSRLQAPQKSGSRLLKPELQVCVFCRNNKEAVALYTTHILKGPDGRVLCPVLRRYTCPLCGASGDNAHTIKYCPLSKMHGSAPKQPLKSSRHILGKKLR from the coding sequence ATGGAGACTTTCCACCCTGCCAAACTGGAGGCTCACCATCACCCGCCGGTGGAGTTCTTGCAAGGGACCGGCAGGTACAGCGCGAAGAGCCACAGCGCCTACGGGAACGCCTTCAATTCGTGGAATGATTACCTGGGGCTGGCCACGTTGATCACCAAGGCGGTGAGCCacgagaagggcttcaggaccgGGCCCTCctctgtggtggtggcggcgaccgtgCAGCAGGTCCAGGCGGCGGAGGAAGGGGAGGACGAGGAGGACGAAgacgaggaagaggaggaagaagtggGGAGCCCGTATTTCGAGAACTCGCTGGACCTGCACGACTTCGATTTgtgcaaccaccaccaccaccaccacctgaacCACGGTGAAAGTCTGCTGGAAGAGCGCTTCGCCGACTTCAGCCCTTTCTCTGGCCGCTCCAGCCCGGCCTCGGTTGTGTTTAACTGCTCTTCGGATCACCTGGAACGGGACCGGTCGCCCCACGCTTGGGGCGGCCGTTTGGTAGTAAACAGCCGGCTGCAGGCTCCCCAGAAAAGCGGCTCAAGGCTACTGAAGCCGGAATTGCAAGTCTGCGTCTTCTGCAGGAATAACAAGGAAGCCGTGGCCCTGTACACCACTCACATCCTCAAGGGACCCGACGGCAGGGTCTTGTGCCCGGTGCTGCGGCGATACACATGCCCACTATGCGGGGCTAGCGGGGACAATGCGCACACCATCAAGTACTGCCCCTTGTCCAAAATGCACGGCAGCGCCCCCAAACAGCCGCTGAAAAGCTCCCGGCACATCCTGGGCAAGAAGCTCCGCTAG